TTCAGCGCCGCAAAGTCCGCCGTCGACATATACACTTCGCCGCGCACCTCGAGCACGTCAGGCGCCCCCGCAATCTCCTTGGGAATATCCGCGATCGTGCGCGCATTGGCGGTCACGTCCTCGCCCACGCTGCCATCGCCCCGCGTCGCCGCCAGCACCAACGCGCCGCCCTCGTAACGCAGCGAACAGGAAAGTCCGTCGATCTTGGGCTCGGCGGTCAGCATCACCGCCGCATCGGGTTCGAGCTTGAGGAACCGCCGCACCCGCCCGACGAAATCGCGCACGTCCCCCGCCTCGAACGCATTGTCGAGGCTCAGCATCGGCCGCGCATGCGTCACTTTCGACAGGGGCGATGAAGGCGTGTGTCCAACCCGCCTCGACGGACTGTCCTCGCGCACCAGATGTGGAAACTTCGCTTCGATGGCGCGATTCTCGGCCACCAGCGCGTCATAGTCGGCGTCCGAAATCTCAGGGCTGTCGCGATCGTGATAGGCCGCGTCGTGCCGCCGGATCTCGCGCGCCAGCCGCATCAGGCGGTTGGCGGCCTCCGCCTCGGTCATCTTCTCCAGATCAGCCATGATGCGCCATCACCCATCCCACGAACGCGATGGCCGGCACCGCCGACACCACCGCCAACGCGCTCGCCGCGCGAAACAGCCCCGGCGACTGTTTCTCGCGGATGAGCCGCACGGCAATGAGGAACACCCCCACCGCCATGACGAGGTAGAAGTAAAAGAGCGGTTCGACGAAGCCCAGGACCTGCGTCATCATGATGAGCGCAAACGCGCCCCAAGGCAGCACCAGCGTCAGGAACAGAAGCGGCAGATAGGCGCTACGCACCTGCCACACCGGCGGCGGCGCGTCGGTCATTTGCGAAAAGTGGCCTCGAGCAGGTCGCAGAAGCTGTCCCAGCTGCGGCTCGCCGCATCGGCGTCATAGACGACGTCGTCGATCTCCAGCTTGCCCGCCTGCGGGTTGGTGAAGGCATGGCCGACCCCGCCATAGGCATGGATCTGCCAGTCGCAAGCACCCTGTTCGGTCAATTCCTGCCCCAGCGCGACGACGTCGGCGGGGGGCGCCATCGGATCGTCCCAGCCGTGGAAGACCGCAACCTTGGGCGTGACCTTCTGCGTCGCGAAATTGGGGATTTTCAAAAGCCCGTGAAAGCTCCCCGCGACCTTGAAATCGGCACCCGAGCGCGCGAGGTCGAGCGTACACAGCCCGCCGAAACAAAAGCCCATCACCGCGACCTGATCGCCATCGACGACATCGAGGCCCTTGGCGAAATCGAGGATGGCCTGCTGCTGCTTCACATAGGCGCCGCGGTCCTCGAGCTTCTCGTTCATGGTGTCGAAGGCGCGCTGCTTGTCCTCGTCCTTGCCGACATCGAGCCCGAGCATGTCCTTGCCGAAGATATCGGCGGCCAGCACCGAATAGCCGAGCGCGACGAGCCGCTCGGCATACTCCGCCTCGACCGCGCCGCGATTGGCAAAGCTCGGCAGGATGACCACCCCGGGCCGCGCAACGCCGCTGCCATCGTCATAGACCTCGTGCAGCAATTCGGTGCCCTCATGGGTCTGGCTCATCTCGCGCTTGTTCATGCGTCTCTCTCCCTGTTGGCTCACGCCGCTTCCATCAATTTCGCCGCCGCCGCGCGCGCCTCGTCGGTCACCGCCGCGCCCGACAGCATCCGCGCGATTTCCTCGCGCCGCTCGTCCGGCCTGAGCAGTTCGACCGAGGTACGCGTCACCGTGCCATCGCTCGCCTTGGCGATGCGGAAATGATGCTGCCCCCGCGCCGCGACCTGCGGGCTGTGCGTCACCACCAGCACCTGATGCTTCTCCGCCAGCCGCGCCAGCCGTTCGCCGATCGCGCTCGCCACCGCGCCGCCCACGCCGCGGTCGATCTCGTCGAAGATGATCGTGCCCGCCCCGCCGACCTCGGCCAGCGCCACGCGGATCGCCAGCAGGAAGCGCGACAATTCGCCGCCGCTCGCGATCTTGCCCAAGGGCCCGAAGGGCGAGCCCGGATTTGTCGAGATCGTGAATTCGACCCTGTCGATGCCCTGCGGCCCCGGATCGGCAGGCTGCACCTCGGTCACGAACCGCGCATCGCCGAGCTTCAGCGGCGCCAGTTCCTCGGCCACCCGCGCATCCAATCGCGCTGCCGCCTCCTCGCGCGCGCCCGAGACGACATCCGCCGCCTCGTCATAGGCCGCCTCGGCCGCGACGATCTCCCCCTCGAGCGCCGCCAGTCGCTCGCTTCCGGTCTCGATCGCCGAGCGCTTCTCGTGCAATTCCTCGCGCAGCCGTGCCAGCCCCTCGACCTCGACCCGATGCTTTCGCGCCGCGCCGCGCAATGCGAACAACCGTTCCTCGGCCTCGTCCAGCGCGCGCGGGTCATGGACGAGGTCGGCGCGTGCCTCGGCAAACAGCCGCTCGGCCTCGTCCGCCTCGATGATCGCGCGGTCGATCGCCGCCAGCGCGCCCGCCAGCCCCTCATGCACCTCATGCACCCGCTGGAACGCCCGCGCCGCCTGCCGCATCTGCGCCAGCGCGCCCTCGCCGCCGTTCAACAGGGGATCGATGCCCGACAGATCATCCTCGATCCGCGCCGCATCCTTCATCTGCTGGCGCATCCCGGCGAGCTCTTCCTCCTCGCCCGCCATGGGGTTCAAGTCATCGAGTTCGGCAATGGCATGATCGAGCCATTCGCGGTCCGCCGCCGCGGCCTCGGCCTGCGCCGCAAGGTCCGCGCGCTCCTTGCGCAATGCCGACAGCGTGCGCCACGCCGCCTCGACTGCGCTGAGGTCCACCTGCCCGAACGCATCGAGCAGCCCGCGATGGGCGCGCGCATCGAGCAATCCGCGATCGGCATGCTGGCCGTGGATCTCGACCATCGTCTCGCCCAGTGCGCGCATGATCTTGGCGGGCACGCTGTTGCCGGCAATCCGGCCACTCGACCCGCCATCGGCTTTCAAGCGACGCTGCAAGATCAGCGGTTCGCCCGGCTCGACCTCGATCTCTTCCTCCTCGAGCAGCGCGAGCGCGGCATGGCCGGGGGGCAGCTCGATCTCGGCCACCGCCTCGGCCTTGTCGGCGCCGTCGCGCACCAGCGCACTATCGGCCCGCGCACCGAGCGCCAGTCCGAGCGCATCGAGGAGGATCGACTTGCCCGCCCCAGTCTCGCCGGTGAGCACGGTCAGCCCGCCGGCAAAGTCCAGCTCGAGCCGCTCGACCAGCACGATGTCGCGGATGCCGAGCCGGCTGAGCATCAGTCCTTATCCTTGCGGGCTATGTTCCTGCATGAGGCGATAGCTGCGCTCATACCATTTGCTGTCGGGGAAGTTGGCGCCCAGCGTCGCGGCGGCCTTTTGCGCTTCGGCGGGAATGCCGAGCGCGAGATAGCTTTCGACCAGCCGGTGCAGCGCCTCGGGCGTGTGGCTCGTCGTCTCGTAATCGTCGATGACCTTGCGGAAACGCACCGAGGCGGCGAGCCAGCGACGATTGTCCTGGTAGAAGCGCCCGACCTCCATCTCCTTGCCCGCCAGCTGATCGTTGACGAGGTCGACCTTGATGCGCGCATCGGCGGCATAGCGGCTGTTGGGATAGCGGCGGATGAGTTCGCCGAACGAGGCGCGCGCCTGGCTCGTGATCTTCTGGTCGCGGCTGATATCCTCGATCTGGCGATAATAGCTCATCGCGATGAGGTAATGCGCATAAGGCGCATCCTTGTTGCCCGGATGGATCGACAGGAAGCGCTGCGCGGTCGACACCGTCTCGGGAAAATTGCCGTCCATATAATGCGAAAAGGCGCTCATCAGCTGCGCGCGGCGGGCCCATACCGAATAGGGATGCTGGCGCTCGACCTCGGAGAAAATGAGCGCGGCGCGGTCCCAATTGCCGCGATCGGCATTTTCCTTGCCCAGCGCGTAGAGCGTGTTGACGTCGCGCGCGACATAAGCGGTGTCGATCGCCTCGGTGCCGCCCCCGGAGGCGCAGGCGGAAAGCGGAAGGGCGATGATGGCAGCGGACAGCGCCGCGCGGATGGGACCAATGGACATGACTGTTTCTCTAACCTTCCGGATGGGACTCGCCAAGGGCTAAGGCGTGGATCGCGCGGCGCGTCAGACGACTGCGCCGTCGTCCCTGCGTTGCTTGTCCTCGCTGTCCTCATCATGAATGAAGCTGTCCGACGTCACCCCGAGGAAGACGAGGATCGGCGCCGAGATGTAGATCGAGCTGTAGGTACCCACGAACAGGCCGAGGAAGATGGCCACCGTCAGCCCGAAGATCACCTTGGGACCGAGGACCAGCAGCGCACCGATCGCGAGCAGCAGCGTCAAGGAGGTCGAGATCGTCCGCGCCAGCGTCTCGTTCAATGACAGGTTGATCTGCTCGACGATCCCCATCTTCCTGTATTTGCGCAAATTCTCGCGAATACGATCATAGATGACGACCGTGTCGTTGATCGTGTAGCCGATCACCGTCAGGAACGCCGCGACGATATTGAGGTCGACCTGCAACTGCGTGATCGAGAAGAAGGCGAGCAACACGCCCACGTCGTGGAACAGCGTCGCCAGCGCCCCCACCCCGAACTGCCATTCGAAGCGCAGCCAGATGTAGATCGCGATCCCGAGCGAGCCGAGCACGAGACTCAATGTCCCGTCCATCGCCAGTTCCTCGGACACGTTGCCCGACACCGATTCGCCCGACCCCACGTCGGCCCCCGGATATTCGGCGACGAGCATGTCGCGCACGGTCGACACCACTGCATTGGCCGCCGCCTCGTCGCCCTCGGGCTTGGGCAGGCGGATGCGATAGCTGGTATCCGACCCGAATTGCTGGATCGAGGCATCGCCGACCTCGAGCGCATTCACCTTGGCGCGCAGCTCCTCGATCTCGACGCCTTGCGCGAAATCGACCTGGACCGACTGCCCCCCGACGAAGTCGATGCCGAGGTTGAGGCCGCGCGTGAAGGTCAGGGCAAAGCCCGCGACCGCCATCGCCATCGTGATCCAGATGGCGATGTTGCGCCAGCGCATGAAGTCGATGTTGGTGTTGTCGGGGACAAGCTTGAGCAATTTCATGATGTTTTCCCGCCCCGTCAGATGTTGAGCGTCTTGGGACGCGCCTTGCGCGCCCAGCGCGCCACCAGCATCCGGGTGAAGACGACCGCGGTCCAGACCGAGGTGACGGTGCCGATCAGGAGCACGACGGCAAAGCCGCGGATGGGCCCCGAGCCGAAGTAGAACATGATCGCCGCCGCGATGGTGTTGGTGATGTTGGCATCGAAGATCGCCGTCGAGGCTTCCCTGTAGCCATGTTCGATCGCGTCATAGACCTTGCGCCCGCGCCGCAATTCCTCGCGGATGCGCTCGTTGATCAGCACGTTGGCGTCGACCGCCGCGCCCATCGTCAGCACGAAACCGGCGATGCCCGGCAACGTCAGCGTCGCGTTGAACATCGCCATGGCGGCGAGGATCAGGAAGGCGTTCACGATGAGCGCGGTGTTGGCATAGACGCCGAACCGCCCATAGGTGACGAGCATGTAGACGACGACCGCCAGCGTACCGAGAATGGCCGCGAGCGTGCCCTTCTCGATCGAATCCTTGCCAAGGTCCGCCGACACCGTGCGCTCCTCGACCACGTCCAGCTTCACCGGCAACTTGCCCGAGGACAAAGCGATGGCGAGATCGTTGGCGCTGTCGACGGTGAAATTGCCGCTGATCTGCGCCTGCCCGCCGAGGATCGGCTCGTTGATGTTGGGCGCCGAGAGCACCTGCCCGTCGAGCAGCATGGCGAACGGCTTTTGCACATTCTCCTGCGTCGTCCGCCCGAAGCGGCGCGCGCCCTGGCTGTTGAACTTGAGGCTGACCACCGGATTGCCATCCTGGTCGAAGCTCTGATTGGCATCGGCGAGCTGGTCGCCCGACACGATGATGCGGCGCTTCAGCGCGATCTGGGGCACGCCGTCGGCGGTCGAATAACCGACGAAGGGCAGCCCGAGCGGCGCATCGGGATAGGGCGCGATCTCGCTGCCCACCGGGGCGCGGCCGGCATTGAGTTCGCCCGGATTGGCTTCGAGGTCGACGAGCTTGAACTCGAGCCGCGCGGTGCGCCCGATGAGGTTCTTGAGCGCCTCGGGATCCTCGACGCCCGGCACCTGCACGAGGACGCGGTTCTCGCCCTGCGTGCGCACCGTCACCTCGCGCGTGCCCGACGGGTCGATACGGCGGCGCACGACGTCGCGCGCGACCGTCACCGCGTCCGACAAGGCGTTCGCGGCGCCTTCGGGGGTGGGGGTCAGGATGATGCGGGTCGAATCCTCGACCGACACGGTCCAGTCGCGCTGGCCGGTCAGCCCGACGGGCTGGGTCATCGCACGCAGCCGCTCGACCGCTTCATCAAGCTGCGAGGGGTCGCGCACCATGAAGGACAGGCGCCCATCGGCGGTCGACACGTCGCCGATCCGCACGCGCGGGTCGGCGCGCAGCTCGGTCTGGACATTATCTTCCTGCGCGGTCAGCCGCTGCTTGGCGAGATCCTCGGCATCGGCCTCGAGCAGCAGGTAGGAACCGCCCGCAAGGTCGAGCCCGAGGCTGATCCGGCTTTGCGGCAGGAAGTCGGGATAGCTTTCGAGCTGCTCTTCCGAAAGCAGGCTCGGGATGGCCATGAGGATGCCGGCGGCAATGATGCCCCAGATCGCCCAGACCTTCCAACGCGCAAATTCGAGCATCGGTCGATGTCCTAGTCGTTGGCCGGCTTGGCGGTCTTGTCGGTGACGCTGGCGAGCATCGATTTGACGCTGCGCACCTTCAGCCCGCCGCCAAGATCGACCTCGACTTCATCGTCCATCACCTTGGTGACCTTGCCGATGAGACCGCCGCCGGTGATCACCCGATCGCCCTTCTTGACCGCCGCCAGCTCCGCCTGATGCTCGCGCATCTTCTTCTGCTGCGGACGGATGAGCAGCATGTAGAAGATGATGAAAATGAGCAGCAGCGGGAACAGCTGGAAGAAGAAGGCGGCCGCGCCCGAGGGTTCGGCGGCGGCGGCGGCGATAAGGTGGATCATGTCGTCTCGTCTCTTGGCTAGGCGGGAACGCCCGGGTCCACCAAAGGGTTGGAACCGGCCCCCCGAAATTCAAGTCGCGGGTCCGCTACCATGGGCGAAAATGTTTTGCCAGAGATGCTTGCATGGGGGCCGATGTGCCGCTAGAGGCCGCTTCGTCCCGCGACGACCCAAACGGTCGCGGGCCGGTCGGGGAGTAGCGCAGCCTGGTAGCGCATCACACTGGGGGTGTGGGGGTCGCAGGTTCGAATCCTGTCTCCCCGACCATTTTTCAAGAAAGCTTGAACCAAATCGTCCGGGGGACGATTTGCGCTGTCATGAAAAATGGTCGCCGAAGCCGACGGATGTCGCGTAGAGCCGTACGACGCCTCTTCTTTGCGTCATCCCAGCGAAGGCTGGGATCCATGCCGCCGAGACTAAACGACACCTTCTTGCTAGTGAATCGGCATAGGCCCCAGCCTCCGCTGGGGCGACGGGGATGAATATTGGCCAGCCGTAAGCGTAAAAAACAGCGCAAATCGAGCAGCAAGCATCGCTGGCCGCGTGCCATCGCACTCGTCCTCCTCGCCCCCATCGCCGCCTATCTCGGCCTCGCCCTCCTCGGCAGCCTCATCCCCGTCAACGCCGACTGGGAGGAAGCCGAAACGGGCATCCCTATCTATCTCACCGACAATGGCGTCCATCTCGACATCGTCATGCCGATCGAGGCCGCGGGCGTCAGCTGGGCACCCTATTTCCCCGGCACCGACCTCGCCCAGCCCGCATGGGCCAATGCCGGTCACGTCATGATCGGCTCGGGCGACCGCGGCGTCTATACCGAGGCCAAGGACTGGGGCGACCTCAGGGCAAGCACCGCCTTTGGCGCCCTCTTTGCGGGCAACCGCGTCATGCACGTCCAATATGTCGACGCCCCCCAGCGCTTCGCCGCCGCCGAAATCCGCCTCACGCCCGCGCAATATCGCCGCCTGTGGCAATCGGTCCGCGCCAGCTTCGACCTGTCCGAGGACGGCTGGCCCCAGCGGCTCGACACGCCGGGCTACTGGCCCTCCGACGCCTTTTACGAAGGCCGCGGCAGTTTCAACGCGGCGATGACCTGCAACCAGTGGGTCGCCCGCCAACTGCGCATCGCCGGGGTTGAAAGCTCGCTCTGGAGCCCCTTCTCCAAGGGCCTCCCCTGGCGCTACCGCGCGCCCGACGCCGCCACCGACTAGAGGACGTAACGCGACAAATCGGTATCGCCCGCGATATCCTTCAGCTGCGTCTCGACGAAGGCGGCATCGACCACCACCGTCTCGCCCTTGCGATCCTCGGCCTCGAAGCTGACGTCCTCGAGCAGTCGCTCCATCACCGTCTGCAGGCGCCGCGCGCCGATATTCTCGACGCTCTCGTTGACGTCCGCCGCAATGCGCGCCAGCGCCTCGATGCCCTCGTCGGTGAATTCCACCGTCACCTCCTCGGTGCCGAGCAGCGCGCGATACTGGTCGGTCAGGCTCGCCCGCGTATCCTTGAGGATCGCCACGAAATCCTCCTTGGTCAGCGCGCGGAGCTCGACCCGGATCGGCAGGCGCCCCTGCAATTCGGGCAGCATGTCGCTGGGCTTGGCGACATGGAAGGCGCCCGAGGCGATGAACAATATATGGTCGGTCTTCAGCGGCCCATATTTGGTCGCCACCGTCGTCCCCTCGATCAGCGGCAGCAGGTCGCGCTGCACGCCCTCGCGGCTGACCGACCCGCCGCGCACGTCGCTGACCGCGATCTTGTCGATCTCGTCGAGGAAGACGATGCCATTGGCCTCGGCATCCTCCAGCGCAGCACGGTTCACATCGTCGTCGTCGAGCCGCTTGTCGGCCTCTTCCTCGACCAGCCGGTCATAGGCGGCGGGCACTTTCAGCTTGCGCTTCTTCCTCGGCATCTGGCCGCCCATGCGCTTCATCATGTCGCCAAGATTGATCATCCCGATGCCGCCCTGGCCGGGCACGTCGAAGGGCGAGGAGGGCGCCTCGACCACCTCGATCTCCACTTCGGCCTGATCGAGGCTGCCGTCGCGAAAGCGCTCGGCAAAGCTCGCCCGCGTCGCATCGCTCGCCGTATTGCCGGTCAGCGCATCGAGGAGCCGCTCCAGCGCCGCTTCCTCGGCCGCGCGCTTGACCTTGCGCCGTCGCCGGTCACGCTCCAACCGCACCGCTTCCTCGACGAGGTCGCGGGCAATCTGCTCGACGTCGCGGCCGACATAGCCGACCTCGGTGAACTTGGTCGCCTCGATCTTGATGAAGGGCGCATCGGCCAGTTTCGCCAGCCGCCGCGAGATCTCGGTCTTGCCGCAGCCCGTCGGCCCGATCATCAGGATATTCTTGGGCGTCACCTCGGCGCGCAATTCGGGGCCCAGCTGCTGGCGCCGCCAGCGATTGCGAAGCGCTACCGCCACGGCTTTCTTGGCGTCCTTCTGGCCGATGATATGCTCGTCCAGCGCCGCCACGATCGCCTTGGGGGTCAGCGGCTGCGCCTTGGTGATGGGGATATGTTCGTTCATCGCTTATACCGTCTCGACCGTCAGATTGTCGTTGGTGAAGACGCACACCTCGGCGGCGATCTGCATCGCCTTGCGCGCCAGTTTCTCGGCATCCTGTTCGTAATCCGACAGCGCCTTGGCCGCCGCGAGCGCATAATTGCCGCCCGACCCGATCGCCGCGATCCCTCCCTCGGGCTCGAGCACGTCGCCGTTACCCGTCACGATCAGCATCGTGTCGGGATCGGCAACGATCATCATCGCCTCGAGATTGCGAAGATATTTGTCGGTGCGCCAGTCCTTGGCGAGCTCCACCGCCGCGCGCATCAGCTTGCCACTATGCGCTTCCAGCTTCTTCTCCAGCCGCTCGAACAGGGTGAAGGCATCGGCGGTCGCGCCGGCAAAGCCCCCCACCACCTTGCCCTCGCGCCCGAGGCGGCGGACCTTGATGGCATTGGGCTTCATGACGGTATTGCCTAAGGACACCTGCCCATCGCCCGCGACGACGGTCGTGCCGCCACGCTTGATGCCGATGATGGTGGTGCCGTGAAATTTGGGTGTATCGCTCATGATCCCGGATGTGGGGAGCGCGCCGCCCTTTTTTCAAGGGATCAGCAGTCGCGCTCCGCCCGGAAATTGGCCGCGCGCCGCTTGAGCCGCGCATGGAAATCCTCGGTCGTCCCCATGATGTTCGAAGGCTTGGCAATGTCTTCGACCGGCGTGCCGATGCGCACCCGCATCAGCTGCACCTCGCGATCCTCGAGCATGCGCTCGGTAAAGAGCCCGTCGGCGATCATCGCTTCCACCGCCTCGCGCGCGCCCGCTGCCTCGGGACCGAGGCGGCACAGCGCGCGCTGCGCCGCATTTATCGACAGGTCGTGATATTTGACGACCTTCCCCCGCTCATAGGCTGCAGCCCCCGACAATCGTTCCCCCGCCAGCGTCCGCCGCCGCCATTCGAGCTCGGATCGCAGGATTCCGACCAAAAGCGGTACCGCCGCCGCGCCGCGATCCGCCTGCCGCTCGATCAGCGCGGGGGCGTTGAGCCGCCGCTCGGCATTTTCCACCACCGCGCGCTCGGTCGCACTCAGCTCGGCATAGGCGCCCGCAGGCTGCGCCTTGATGACATGTTCGAGGTGATGCATCTCGCCGCGCGCCTTGGGGTCGGCGGGCAGTTCGGCAAGCCGCTCGATCGCCGCCTCGCGCAGCATTGTCACGTCGTCCATCTTCTCGATCGGATAGACCAGCGCGGTGAAATTGGTGACCCGCCGATCCTCGATGAGCGCCTCGATCAGGGCCGCATCCGCCGCATCTACGCTCGGCTTGCCGGCGCCCGGCGCGGCCCGCCAATTGGCAAAGCTGCCAAGCCAGGCATTGACCATGTCGAGCGCGGGATCGCCCTTCCCCCGGGTCGGATCGGCGAGGAAGGCGGCGATCGCCCCGCGTGCATCGTCCCGCGCCGCCTCGCGCGACACCGACAGGCGGATGGTCGTATGCTCATCGAGCAGCGAGCTTTGGGCGATCCCCTGATAGATGTTGCGATCCCCGAGCGTCTGGCGCGCCCAGGCGAAATGCGCGTTTTCCATCGCCCCGGTGAAGCCCACCATCAGCGGCACCTTGGTCTGTTGCACCTTGGTCTTCGAGACGCGCAGGGCCAGCCGATCCCCCGCATAAAGCTCCAGCCGCTTATGCTCGAGCCGCCCGTTGGCAAGGCTCCAGCGCCCTGCCGCCTCGCCCACCATCATGTCTTGCGAGACGATGGTGACATCGGGCGTCTCCACCAGCGCCTCGACCCGCTCGATGCACAGTTCCTTCTCGTCCATCGCGGCCGCCATCGACAGCATCAAGCTCTCATCGAGCCCGTCGCCGCGCGACAGCCCCACGCTCGTGGCACAGGCCCCCCGCGGGCGCAGCACGAAGCGCGCTTCCTTCCCGCTGATCGTTTCGATGACGCTGACCCCCGTGACCCCGGGCGTGAACAACAGCGCCTGGCACAGAGGCCGGCACAGATAACCCGGATCCTCATCGATCCGCCCGGCGCGCTGCGGGTCCTGCCGCCCGCCGAGGTGACGGCGGCTCGCTTCGTAGCGCACCAGCACCTCGCCGCGCACCTCGATGGGCGTATCGGGCAGCAGGTCGGGCTCGTCCACCTCGCGATAGGCCGTCGCGCCGACGGCGTTGAACGGCTGCGGGATCGCCCACAGGAGCGCATAGGTCAGCACCGCCGCGACCGCGACCGCGCGCCACTCGCCGATCATGCCGTGCAAGGGAAACCAGAAGGCCGCGAAAGTGGCGCTGTAGAGGAATGCCGTCGGCAACAGCGACATCAACAGACCGGGGATGATCAGCATGAAGAAGCCGATCGTGACGAGGCTCGGCGCCCCGATGACGATGAACGACCCGATTCCGCTGAACAGCAGCCACCCCAACAACAAACGCGCCATGTCCGTCCCCCCGAACGCGAAACCGATCGCTAGCCTAGGCGCGCCTTCAGGAATTGCGCAAGATCGCCCGCGATGTCGGCCTTTTCGCTCAACGGGCTGAACGCCTTCAGCGGGTCCGAGTGGGTCAGCCCGCGATAGAGCTTCAACTCCGCCTCGCCGCCTGCCGCGCGGATACGCCGCGCCAGCTGCTGCGCGTTCCTTGCCCGCACGATGATGTCGGCGGTGCCGTGCTGGAGCAGCATCGGCGGTGCCTCGCCATGCGCGAAGTGGATGGGCTGCGTTTCGTGCGCGGGCTCGTGCGCCCCCAGCGCCGCGATCGCGCGCGGATCGACGAAGGGCAGGAAATTGGTCGGCGCCGACAGGAGCGCCGCCGCCTTGATCGCGCCGCTTTCCACGGCGGCCGCCTGCAGATAGCGCCCGTCGAGGCTGAGGATGCCGGCAAGGTGCCCGCCCGCACTATGCCCCGCGACCGCGATGCGGCCCGCATCGCCGCCCAGCTCAGGGCCCCGCTCGACCGCCCATTTCACGGCGAGCGCGCCATCCTCGATGAAGGCGGGGAAGCGATGTTCGGGCGCGAGGCGATAATCGGGCATCACCACCATATATCCACGCGCCGCCATCGCCCGTGCGACCCAGCCGAATTCGCCGCGCTCGCCCTTCACCCAGCCGCCGCCATAGAAGAAGACCAGCATCGGCAGCGGCGCCGTCCCGCGCCGCACCGGCAGATAGACGTCGAGCTTCTGGCGCGGATGGTCGCCATAGGAAACGCCGCGCGCGATCAAGCGCGCCGCATCCTTGGGCTCGCGCACCTTGCTGAGCCGGTCGAACAGCGCGATCGGCGACACGCCGACCTTTTCCAGCGCATAAAGCGAGGTCTCGCCCGCCACCGCGAGCCGCCGCGCCCAGCGCCGCGCGCGCCGCCGCGCCTGCGGCGACACCGGCGCGCGGATCTTGTCGCGAGGAGGCAATTCCAGTTTCATATCGCTATCTAGCCTAGCAGATGGTCGACGCGCGAACAATCTGGATCAAAGCCCCAGCCGGGTGAAAAATCCACGCTTTGTCACCTTGGCGTGTGCGGCGCGATGCCGCGCCTCGCACGCCTCGACGATGCTCAGCGCATCGCGCGTGCGCGCATTGGCCTGGTCGAGCCGCCCCGTCTGCGCGTCGGCAAAGGCGACCCAGTCGCCGACGCTTGCCGCATCGGGCGGAAGTTGCGCGCCCGCCACGCCAACGCGCCAGTCAGCGGGGACCAGCCCCGCGCAATCTGCAGCGCTCGTCGTCACGATAGGCGGCGCGGCGACACAGGCCGTCAAGCCCGGCGCCATGCACGCCAGCATCCACCATCGCATCGGCACCTGTCGCATCGCGTATCTCCTTG
The nucleotide sequence above comes from Sphingomicrobium arenosum. Encoded proteins:
- the hslU gene encoding ATP-dependent protease ATPase subunit HslU, producing the protein MNEHIPITKAQPLTPKAIVAALDEHIIGQKDAKKAVAVALRNRWRRQQLGPELRAEVTPKNILMIGPTGCGKTEISRRLAKLADAPFIKIEATKFTEVGYVGRDVEQIARDLVEEAVRLERDRRRRKVKRAAEEAALERLLDALTGNTASDATRASFAERFRDGSLDQAEVEIEVVEAPSSPFDVPGQGGIGMINLGDMMKRMGGQMPRKKRKLKVPAAYDRLVEEEADKRLDDDDVNRAALEDAEANGIVFLDEIDKIAVSDVRGGSVSREGVQRDLLPLIEGTTVATKYGPLKTDHILFIASGAFHVAKPSDMLPELQGRLPIRVELRALTKEDFVAILKDTRASLTDQYRALLGTEEVTVEFTDEGIEALARIAADVNESVENIGARRLQTVMERLLEDVSFEAEDRKGETVVVDAAFVETQLKDIAGDTDLSRYVL
- the hslV gene encoding ATP-dependent protease subunit HslV, with product MSDTPKFHGTTIIGIKRGGTTVVAGDGQVSLGNTVMKPNAIKVRRLGREGKVVGGFAGATADAFTLFERLEKKLEAHSGKLMRAAVELAKDWRTDKYLRNLEAMMIVADPDTMLIVTGNGDVLEPEGGIAAIGSGGNYALAAAKALSDYEQDAEKLARKAMQIAAEVCVFTNDNLTVETV
- a CDS encoding alpha/beta hydrolase — protein: MKLELPPRDKIRAPVSPQARRRARRWARRLAVAGETSLYALEKVGVSPIALFDRLSKVREPKDAARLIARGVSYGDHPRQKLDVYLPVRRGTAPLPMLVFFYGGGWVKGERGEFGWVARAMAARGYMVVMPDYRLAPEHRFPAFIEDGALAVKWAVERGPELGGDAGRIAVAGHSAGGHLAGILSLDGRYLQAAAVESGAIKAAALLSAPTNFLPFVDPRAIAALGAHEPAHETQPIHFAHGEAPPMLLQHGTADIIVRARNAQQLARRIRAAGGEAELKLYRGLTHSDPLKAFSPLSEKADIAGDLAQFLKARLG